The nucleotide sequence TCAGCATGGCAAGCCCCGCCCCCATCAGGGCCGCAGTAACAACATTGCGGATGGAACGGTTAATGTACTCCGCAGGGTCCACATAGAGCTGAAAACTCGTATCCGGCGGAAGGACCCCGTCCTGTATTGCTGTCTCCAGAATATCAAGAACATCCTGGGACATCTGCCGGATATTACCGCCGTCTTTGGGAGTTGCATTGACTCTTACCGCCGGGGCCCCCCCGAGAACCAGGGCATGGCCTGGAAGGGTATACTTGATATTGATAGCAGCGACATCCTTGAGCCGGATAGCTACACTGCCCCGATCGGCGATGATCAGGTTCTCAAGATCGTAGATAGTATCGACATCAGTAAGGTTCCGAACCGAAAAACTCCTGTCCGTATCCTCTACTGTTCCCAGGGGCCGGGGAAGATGCCCCGGTCTGAAGGCCGCGTCAATATCGTTAATACTCAGACCGTAGGCCAGGAGGGCTGCGTTATTTAAAAGCACCTCCACCTCTTTGTCCTCGATATTGACGATCTCCACCAGTTCCGCGTCCTCCACCTGGGAAAGCTGGTTCTCAAGATTTGCCTTAATCAGCTCATACAGGGCTTTGGGCGATATACTGGAGGACCGTACCCCCATAAGCAGAAAGCCGGCGTTCTCCCCGGAAAAGAACCGGACCCAGTAGTCGTCCCGAACATCCTCCGGCAAAAGAGTGCGGATTGTGTTCATAACCGCTTCTACATCCGCCTTGGCGGTGTCGCTGTCTGTATTCCAGTCAAAGGTCAGGGTAAAATCCCCGGAGTCATTGCGGTACTCCGCCTCCAGGGTGCTTACCCCTTCGACGGTAAGAAACTGAGACTCCACGTCTTCACCATACTGACGGGAAAAGTCAACCGCTGAATAGCCGGAGTAATTTATCCTGACCCGAACCCGGGGACGCTGGGTCTGGGGATAGAGCTGTACCGGGAGTTCGGTAACCAGGATAATTCCCAGCACACAGAGGAGCAGAAAGCCCAGAATAAGGACCTTTTGCCGTTTGAATATCAGCCGCAACACGGTTTTCAGCGCCCTCCACCGGGAAGGGGAGCACCCTCCTGCTCACGTCCGCTCAGTTCCCGCAGATACAGATCCCCCTCGGCAAGGCCGGAAACAACACGGGTCTCGTTTCCCAGGGAGGTCCCGAGCTCTACCTCTTTTCGTGTTAAAGTGCGGGATTCGGGTTCCACAAGCCAGAGAAAGTTGCGTCCGTAACGCCGGTCAACAGCCTCGGAAGGAACAAAAATACCCCGTATGGTTTCTGTAGGCAGATCTATCAGCACAAAGGCTCCGGCGAAGGTCTGGGGCTCGGCGGGGAATTCAAAGGTCAGTTCAAAAAGACCAGTTTCGTAATCCGGTTCCGGCGAACGGAGGGTCAGGCGGCCTGTCAATTCTCCGCCGTCGACTCTGCGGCCGGAAACCTGCTGCCCCGGAACGACTTTAAAAGCATCCTTGTCGCTGATTTTGGCTTCAAGAATAAACTCCTTACGGCCGATTACCGTAACGCCGGCACCACTTGCCCTGACCTCTTCTTCCACAAAGAGATCAACCTTCGAGACAACGCCGTCGATACGTGAACGCACGGTATGCAGCTGAAAAGTCTGTCCGGCCTCGTTGCGGTCAACCGTAAAAAGGATGTCGCCAGGGCGAACGGAATCCCCGGGTTTAACGGGGATGTCCCGCACTACACCGGTAAAGGTGGAGGTATGCATAATGCGGCTCTTGGGTTCCAGTCTGCCGCCGACCTGAATTGCCCTTCCCCGGGTTTCCACCCTGGCGGTACCAACCAGCTCTGATCCCCCGCCTCCGGAGTCTCCCGAAGCGCCGCGTCCTGCACCACTGCCCTGCTGCGCTTCAAGCGACAGAACAGTGCAGGACAGAAAGAGCAGGACAAGGGCGGTGAGATTCAGGGGTGCAGACTGGGTACAGGTCTGTTTCATGTTCTTCCTCTTCTTTTTCAGGCTCGGGCGTACTCTTTTAGGAGTCCGAGCCCTTTCCGGATCAACTCTTCATCGATTCCGGAATAAGCCAGGCGAACATAATTGCGGTCTTCTCCCGGCAGGGCCCGTCCGAAATGGAGGCGGGTGCAGAAGCTGACACCGGTTTTATGGAGCACATCCTTGCGAAAGGCCTCATAATCCGTAAGCCCCTTCTTCTGCATCAGCTCCGTTACGTCGGGATACAGATAAAAGGTGGCGTTCGGCCGATAGCATGAAACCCCGGGTATGGAGTTCAGGATTTCCACAGCCGCGTCCCGCCGCTCCTTGAGGACTTCAAGGATCTTCCGGGGTCCGCTCTGGTCCCCCTTCAGGGCCTCAACGGCGGCTATCTGGATAAAGTGGTTTGAGCATGATTCGTCGTTCAGGTTAATCCGGGCAATAACATCGATAACATCCGCGGGCCCCAAAGCGGCTCCCAGACGCCAGCCGGTCATGGCGAACTTTTTGGAGAAGGTGTACAGAATAACGCAGCGTTCCTCCATACCCGGAAAGGAGCTCAGGGATACGGACTCCCCCCCGTACCGGATATCAAAGTAGGCCTCGTCACAGAGAACTTTCAGATCATGATTTACTGCAAAACGGGCAACAGCCTCCAGCTCTTCCCGGGACGATTCCGCCCCCGTGGGATTCTGAAGGTCGTTAAAGATCAGCAGCCGTGTCTTCGAAGTAAGGGCCTTTTC is from Marispirochaeta sp. and encodes:
- a CDS encoding HlyD family efflux transporter periplasmic adaptor subunit, which encodes MKQTCTQSAPLNLTALVLLFLSCTVLSLEAQQGSGAGRGASGDSGGGGSELVGTARVETRGRAIQVGGRLEPKSRIMHTSTFTGVVRDIPVKPGDSVRPGDILFTVDRNEAGQTFQLHTVRSRIDGVVSKVDLFVEEEVRASGAGVTVIGRKEFILEAKISDKDAFKVVPGQQVSGRRVDGGELTGRLTLRSPEPDYETGLFELTFEFPAEPQTFAGAFVLIDLPTETIRGIFVPSEAVDRRYGRNFLWLVEPESRTLTRKEVELGTSLGNETRVVSGLAEGDLYLRELSGREQEGAPLPGGGR
- a CDS encoding aminotransferase class I/II-fold pyridoxal phosphate-dependent enzyme — translated: MKIAERISNLGTETAFAVSGEARTFAAAGNTVYPFHLGDMNIRTPENIIRAAHEAMLAGRTGYAPNAGVPELREALAADVNKARGTSYTAANVAVQPGGKPVVGKFIQTLMNPGDEVLYPNPGYPIYESQIEYYGGKAVPYGYVPGKENFRLNFDVLEKALTSKTRLLIFNDLQNPTGAESSREELEAVARFAVNHDLKVLCDEAYFDIRYGGESVSLSSFPGMEERCVILYTFSKKFAMTGWRLGAALGPADVIDVIARINLNDESCSNHFIQIAAVEALKGDQSGPRKILEVLKERRDAAVEILNSIPGVSCYRPNATFYLYPDVTELMQKKGLTDYEAFRKDVLHKTGVSFCTRLHFGRALPGEDRNYVRLAYSGIDEELIRKGLGLLKEYARA